In Salvelinus alpinus chromosome 22, SLU_Salpinus.1, whole genome shotgun sequence, one genomic interval encodes:
- the LOC139548779 gene encoding glyoxalase domain-containing protein 4-like isoform X1: MALRRALHFVFKVGDRSKTATFYRDVLGMKILRHEEFEEGCKATCNGPYDGKWSKTMVGFGPEDDHFVAELTYNYGVGEYRLGNDFLGLTLQSSQAVSNAKRLGWPLTEVGEALYLVEAPGGYHFYLLDKDQPHNDPVQKVCLAVSDLQKSTHYWSSLLGMKVMERNEEKKTVLMGFADTQCKLELYNIGGTVDHGTAFGRIAFSCPHKQLPDLEALMTKENYKILTPLVSLDTPGKATVEVVILADPDAHEICFVGDEAFRQLSHMDPSGNALLDKAMAEDKSDEWFAKHNKQKASA, encoded by the exons ATGGCTTTGAGGCGAGCCTTGCATTTCGTTTTCAAAGTGGGTGACAGAAGCAAAACGGCCACCTTTTACCGAGATGTGCTAGGCATGAAG ATTTTGCGTCATGAAGAGTTTGAAGAGGGATGCAAGGCCACTTGTAATGG CCCTTATGATGGAAAATGGAGCAAGACAATGGTCGGCTTTGGTCCAGAGGATGatcactttgtggctgagctgaCCTACAATTATGGAGTGGGAGAATATCGCCTTGGCAATGACTTCCTG GGTCTGACTCTGCAGTCTAGCCAGGCTGTCAGCAATGCTAAGCGGCTTGGTTGGCCCCTCACTGAGGTTGGAGAGGCTCTCTATCTGGTTGAGGCCCCTGGAGGTTACCACTTCTACCTGTTGGACAAAGATCAGCCTCACAATG ATCCTGTACAGAAGGTATGTCTGGCAGTGTCTGACCTGCAGAAATCAACACACTACTGGTCCTCCCTTCTGGGGATGAAGGTGATGGAGAGAAATGAGGAGAAAAAGACTGTGCTGATGGGATTCGCAGACACtcag TGTAAACTAGAGCTTTACAACATTGGTGGGACAGTAGATCATGGGACAGCTTTCGGGAGGATAGCATTCTCCTGTCCACATAAGCAG TTGCCAGATCTTGAAGCCCTGATGACAAAAGAAAACTATAAAATCCTTACTCCTTTGGTTAGCCTGGACACCCCTGGGAAGGCTACAGTAGAAGTGGTCATTCTGGCTGATCCA GATGCCCATGAGATCTGCTTTGTGGGAGATGAGGCATTCAGACAACTCTCCCATATGGACCCCAGTGGAAATGCGTTGCTGGATAAG GCTATGGCTGAGGATAAAAGTGATGAGTGGTTTGCCAAGCACAACAAGCAGAAGGCTTCAGCGTAA
- the LOC139548779 gene encoding glyoxalase domain-containing protein 4-like isoform X2 translates to MVGFGPEDDHFVAELTYNYGVGEYRLGNDFLGLTLQSSQAVSNAKRLGWPLTEVGEALYLVEAPGGYHFYLLDKDQPHNDPVQKVCLAVSDLQKSTHYWSSLLGMKVMERNEEKKTVLMGFADTQCKLELYNIGGTVDHGTAFGRIAFSCPHKQLPDLEALMTKENYKILTPLVSLDTPGKATVEVVILADPDAHEICFVGDEAFRQLSHMDPSGNALLDKAMAEDKSDEWFAKHNKQKASA, encoded by the exons ATGGTCGGCTTTGGTCCAGAGGATGatcactttgtggctgagctgaCCTACAATTATGGAGTGGGAGAATATCGCCTTGGCAATGACTTCCTG GGTCTGACTCTGCAGTCTAGCCAGGCTGTCAGCAATGCTAAGCGGCTTGGTTGGCCCCTCACTGAGGTTGGAGAGGCTCTCTATCTGGTTGAGGCCCCTGGAGGTTACCACTTCTACCTGTTGGACAAAGATCAGCCTCACAATG ATCCTGTACAGAAGGTATGTCTGGCAGTGTCTGACCTGCAGAAATCAACACACTACTGGTCCTCCCTTCTGGGGATGAAGGTGATGGAGAGAAATGAGGAGAAAAAGACTGTGCTGATGGGATTCGCAGACACtcag TGTAAACTAGAGCTTTACAACATTGGTGGGACAGTAGATCATGGGACAGCTTTCGGGAGGATAGCATTCTCCTGTCCACATAAGCAG TTGCCAGATCTTGAAGCCCTGATGACAAAAGAAAACTATAAAATCCTTACTCCTTTGGTTAGCCTGGACACCCCTGGGAAGGCTACAGTAGAAGTGGTCATTCTGGCTGATCCA GATGCCCATGAGATCTGCTTTGTGGGAGATGAGGCATTCAGACAACTCTCCCATATGGACCCCAGTGGAAATGCGTTGCTGGATAAG GCTATGGCTGAGGATAAAAGTGATGAGTGGTTTGCCAAGCACAACAAGCAGAAGGCTTCAGCGTAA